From the Telopea speciosissima isolate NSW1024214 ecotype Mountain lineage chromosome 9, Tspe_v1, whole genome shotgun sequence genome, the window tgggaaatttatacgtaccacccctgaggtttgacaaaaggatattttcacctcccaattttggaaaattctgtgtacccccctgaggtttgcaaatggtaacaaataaacccattccgttagtttatGCTTAACACtattaaaatcaaaagataaaatgacaaaaatgccccttcaagggaaaaaaaaaaaaaaaaaaaacgtgcaactcatctttcccaattGGATGAGTTACAGGTATCCCCATCGATTGCTCTATCTATGGCTTCTAATGGAACACTTCAAGCCTGGCAAAGAGCTTGAAACACTTAAGTTGAAGGGATCTAAATCAGAGCACAAAAATAATGACGCAGTGACGACTGATGAGGATTTGGATTTGACGAACCGGTGGAGAACCATCAGGAAGGTTGAGGCGCCAGTTTCTGTTTCTGAAAATATTGACGAAGaggttcttctccttctcgccacctttgaatcgaaatcaccgtctctttcttcaattaaaacacATGACAGCGTTTATTATTCGTCCACTGAAGCTTCCCTTTGAGCCTTAGCCGCGTCAGATTTCCATGACAGACACCTGTTCGAatatggttagggtttcttcCTCGCGTAATTCCTATCTTTGATTCTTTTATCgttacacacacacagacagagACGAACGAATTAACTTGAGGAACCGAAACATTTCGATTTGTTTTTGTTATgttgtaataataaaaaacagagaaatctTAAGGTTGCAGAGGGAGAGGTTTTTGCTGAGAGAAGctctactttctctttttttcttcagtgATGAATAGCCAACAGCTATCGATTTCTCAAAAAACTAAGAGCAACCTATTTCGTTCAGAGAGGTTTTTcaataaaacctaaaaaaaaaaagttaatctTGCCAGTTACCACCTGGTCTTTATTTGTTATTCTCAGAGAGAAGAAGCTTTTCAGTAAAACCTAAGAAAAAGCTAATCTTGCAGGTTACAACCTGGTCTTTATTTGTTATTCTCTGTTTTAATCCTTTTTCCAGCTCTgttcaatctctcttctctctatcGTCCTCTGTCTTATTCTCTGTATTAATCCAACTCTgttcaatctctctttctctctgtcgtCCTCTATCTCTGTTGTTTGAGTCACTACTCTGTTTTTTTAGCTTATCTTCCACACCACCACCTCTTATTCTCTGTTTTAATGAATTTTTCAGCTCTgttcaatctctctttctctctgttgtCCTCTGTCTTTGTTGTTTGAATCCCAACTCTGTTTTTTCAGCTTATCTTCCACACCATGTCCACTAAGAGTTCTCGCAGTTGCAGCTCGTTGCAATGAGATGAGGCTCAAGGCTGGTGATCAGGTCTActcaattcttttcttctttttttgttccaaCTGTTAGGTTCAGTTTGATGAGATTTGTCTATAAAACTTCGTAGCTCAAGATctgatattgaatttgaaaccctaactcGTAACTCAAAGAATTCCAGAAGAGATCTCAGAGAAATGGCGAAGTCGAAGAACCACACTGCGCATAACCAGTCACACAAGGCTCACAAGAATGGAATTAAGAAGCCCAAGAggcacagacacacatccaccaaAGGAATGGCTCCCAAGTTCTTGAGGAACCAGAGGCATGCTAGGAAGCACAACAACAAGACCGGTGGATCCGGGACCGagcagaaacaaaagaaaaacccttatggttttgaaacctgcaactcatcttccccaattcgattggggaagatgagttgcaggttttttttttctcttttataagggtaattttgtccattcacctctttttttttttaaggttcttcttagaagggcaattccgtcaattcaagtctaattttgaacagtgttagtcatgaactgacggaatgggcttatttgttaccatttgcaaacctcaggggtacacagaattttccaaaactgggaggtgaaaatatcctttcatcaaacctcaggggtggtatgtgtaaatttcccaaaaaattcACTTCCCCCTTGTAATCCATTGGAAACAAAGTTATCAAGAAAACTTTATGAACATGTTGTCTATTGCTTGTGTAATTATTAAGTTGTTTTTCACTCCAACCCAATATAGCACACATCAGAATAACCATTTGAAaatgatcaaggccaatcaaggtcagtcAGGctcgaccctgagggcgggtcagggttgaatttttttgatcccgagtcagggtcgggtcgggcctgggcctaaCTAAGGGGATTTAGGGTTGGGCTAAGGTTCTATAAAGTCCGGCCCAACCCGAtcctgttgcaaccctagttAAAAACAATGGTTTATTTAACTGACTATatatctctttttctctcccaaactTCGATCGACTTGATTCTT encodes:
- the LOC122640086 gene encoding 60S ribosomal protein L29-2-like, which produces MAKSKNHTAHNQSHKAHKNGIKKPKRHRHTSTKGMAPKFLRNQRHARKHNNKTGGSGTEQ